The proteins below are encoded in one region of Candidatus Bathyarchaeum sp.:
- a CDS encoding acylphosphatase: MRAEILVSGIVQGVGFRPFIYRTAVNNRLTGFVRNRGDAGVKIVVEGNQADIKQFLKDLETKKPILSQIYSTKVNYKTQEKGFSDFEISKSSGATELSGSVIPPDVSICDECLQEMRDPKNRRFNYFFTTCTDCGPRYTIINSLPYDRLNTTMNQFPMCETCAKEYADPLNRRFHAQTVACPDCGPKAYLITNTGEPVKSKDPIRETGRLLEEG, from the coding sequence TTGCGTGCCGAAATACTGGTCAGCGGCATAGTTCAGGGCGTTGGTTTTCGCCCATTCATCTACCGAACAGCAGTAAACAACAGACTAACAGGCTTTGTGCGAAACAGGGGCGACGCAGGCGTCAAAATTGTTGTGGAGGGAAACCAAGCAGACATCAAACAGTTCCTGAAAGATTTGGAAACAAAAAAACCCATTCTGTCCCAAATTTACAGCACCAAGGTAAACTACAAAACCCAAGAAAAAGGATTTTCAGACTTTGAAATAAGCAAAAGCTCAGGGGCAACTGAACTTTCTGGGTCAGTGATTCCTCCGGACGTTTCGATCTGTGATGAATGTTTGCAAGAGATGCGTGACCCCAAAAACAGGCGTTTCAACTATTTTTTTACAACCTGCACAGACTGTGGACCACGATACACCATAATCAACAGTCTGCCTTACGACAGACTCAACACTACAATGAACCAGTTTCCCATGTGTGAAACATGCGCCAAAGAATATGCCGACCCATTAAATCGCAGATTTCATGCCCAGACAGTTGCATGCCCAGATTGTGGGCCAAAAGCGTATCTGATAACAAATACTGGAGAACCAGTTAAGTCTAAAGACCCAATAAGGGAAACTGGAAGGCTTTTAGAAGAAGG